One genomic segment of Odocoileus virginianus isolate 20LAN1187 ecotype Illinois chromosome 33, Ovbor_1.2, whole genome shotgun sequence includes these proteins:
- the ZNF597 gene encoding zinc finger protein 597, translated as MGCLYFVLFLSAEDDKIEINQQLYLESMGLEELALEKCSLAVPLIDYPEKSSEHGAGNFERKTPACTKRFRSLLVTIENHTPLIELAQSLGTRALPEILPFPKEGTKKSYKCPECDQSFSHSSYLVLHQKAHAGKKKCKCDDYRKIFNHRSNLRAHKIIHTGEKPYKCAQCGGSFCQPLHLSQHRKAHLKEKIHRCGICGRGFTRLQGLSQHQKTHTATKASDKYVGQKTNLALPEEKHGSATQQPCSPGRNCFGQPSYPCPGEATRTV; from the exons ATGG ggtgtttatattttgttttgtttttatcagcAGAAGATGATAAGATTGAGATTAATCAGCAGCTATATCTAGAATCTATGGGACTTGAAGAGCTTGCCCTAGAAAAATGTTCCCTTGCTGTGCCCCTCATTGATTACCCAGAAAAGTCCTCTGAGCATGGAGCTGGAAACTTTGAAAGGAAAACTCCTGCTTGCACGAAAAGGTTCAGAAGCCTTTTAGTTACCATTGAAAACCATACCCCGTTGATAGAACTAGCTCAAAGTTTAGGAACCAGAGCACTTCCTGAAATTCTTCCATTTCCCAAAGAAGGAACCAAAAAGTCATACAAGTGTCCTGAATGTGATCAAAGCTTCAGTCATAGTTCATACCTCGTTTTGCATCAGAAAGCACATGCAGGAAAGAAAAAGTGTAAATGTGATGACTACAGGAAGATTTTCAATCACAGATCCAACCTGAGAGCTCACAAGATAATCCACACTGGCGAGAAGCCATATAAGTGTGCACAGTGCGGTGGCAGCTTCTGCCAGCCCTTGCACCTGTCTCAGCACAGGAAGGCTCACCTGAAGGAGAAAATCCACAGGTGTGGCATATGTGGAAGGGGGTTCACGAGGCTCCAGGGACTGTCACAGCATCAGAAAACCCACACTGCCACAAAAGCCAGCGATAAATATGTCGGTCAGAAAACAAATCTGGCTTTGCCTGAGGAAAAGCACGGGTCAGCCACCCAGCAGCCGTGCAGTCCCGGCAGGAACTGCTTTGGGCAGCCCTCATACCCCTGCCCGGGAGAGGCCACAAGGACAGTCTGA